The Nicotiana tomentosiformis chromosome 9, ASM39032v3, whole genome shotgun sequence genome contains the following window.
CTAAACTTTgcattttattctctcacatatggtgaggactcgtgcatCATATGTCGATCTGGAGCCTGTCCCTAGAGCCGTAGCCGCGAGACGCAGGGGTAGGGGCACGACTAGAGGTGGATCACATGCCCCAGCTAGAGGGCGTGTCAGGGCACCTTCTGTGGAGCCACTAGTAACTCTAGTAGATGAGCAAACCCTGCACCGGCTACTTCTCAGGTAGGGGGCAGAGCACAAACTCTATCACCTCATACCCCCGATCAGATTGATCCGGGTTTCCAATCACCGAGAGTGGTTCCAGTTATTGCACCGCAGCTAGTAGTTGTTGTCCCACCAACTATTGAGCATGCTTTGTCCGCTGATAAGGAGGATGGAGGTTGAAGAGGTTCTGGAGGATGGACCCTTCGCGTTTTGACGGTACTCCTACAGTAGATCCACAAGATTTCCTTGATGGTTTCTATGAGATTCCGGACTCGTGAAGTCCAATGGAGTGTATTTAACCGTGTTTTAGCCTATAGGTCCAGCCAAGAAATAGTGACAGACCTATGAGTAGAGCAGAGAAGTTGATTCCCCTCctttacttgggatcagttctctaATGTCTTTTTGGATAGTTGTTGCCCCGCaccatgagatatgagttgaggCGGCAGCTTGAGCATCTTCGGCAGGGTCAGATGTTAATTACTAATTATAAGATGAGGTTTATAGAATTGTCTCATCATGCTGCTATTTCAATTTCCACTGAGGAGGGGAGAGTagggagattcattgatggtcttCACCATGGTATTCGCTTTGCTATGGATGGAGAGGCATATATCGAGACTTTATTTCaccaggttgtggagatagcaTATCGTATTGAGTGCATCTacagtgagactagagagataaTACAGGGTAGGGATAAGAGGTCCCGACAGTCAGGTAGCTTCAGTGATGCCTCATCTGGTGGCCGAGCTAGATTTGGGAGAGGCCACTCTAGTAGGCCAGCTTATCATGCACCACCACCCAATCGAGGATTTTTTATGCAGTCTTTATTCAATGCACttccagcgcagagttctcatcgtGCTCCAGTtattcagggttcatctgtaccgGGTTCTTGTGGTGGATATTCTAGTTCACACGGTTCGACTCAGGCCCCACAGTCATTTTCAGTTagaggttgctatgagtgtggataCTTGGGGCACGTCAGGAAATATTGCCCCCATTTTTGTATAGGTTCAGGGCAATAGGGAGGTCAGACTATGATTCCTGcgccagttgctgcaccacccaCTTAGCCAGCCCGGGGTAGAGGTTATCCAGGACGTGATCATtctagaggtagagctcagtctagtaGGGGTCAGGCTAGATGTTATGCATTCCTAGGGATGCCTGAGGCTGTCACTTCTGATGTtgttattacaggtattgtttatgtgtgccacagggatgcttcggtattgtTTGATCCTagctctacttattcatatatctcatcatactttgcttattatctggatatgccacaTGATTTGCTTGATTACCTATACCGGTAGGGGATTCCATTATGGTGGATCGAGTTTATCTGTCCTGTGTGGTCACTGTATGTGGTTTTAAGACGAGGTAGACTTTCTATTTAGACATGGTTGATTCTAAGGTGATCTTGGGTATGAATTTGTTATCCCAgtatcatgctattttggactatCATGCCAAGACAATGACCTTAGCTATGCCTAGTCTACTGAGGTTGAAGTGAAAGGGTTCATTGAGCAGTTCTATGAGTAGAGTCATATTTTATCCGAAGGCTTAGCGAATGGTTAAGAAGGGTGCTTAGAATATCTGGCTTTCATTAGTGATACATGTGTCGAGACTCCTATAGTTGATTCAATTTCGGTGGTGAGGGAGTTCTCGAATGTGTCTCCCGCTGATCTACCTGGTGTGACACCCGATAGAGATACTGATTTCGACATTGATTTGGCACTAGGCACAAAACCTATCTTTATTACTCTATATAGTATGGCTTCAATTAAGTTGAAAGAgctgaaggagcagttgtagaAGTTTCTGGAtgagggattcattagaccaagtgttgatatccctaagacagctttcaggacagGCTATGGACATTGCGAGTTCATGGTTACGTCTTTTGGACCGACTAACGCCCCAACGGCattcatgcacctgatgaatagtgtgttttaGGAATGTTTGTATTCTTTGATGATCGTGTTCATAGATGATATTCTAGTATATTCTCTAAGTAGGGAGGAACATGAGCGATATCTAAGGtttgtgctccagactttgagggagaagaagctatatgctaaattatccaagtgtgagttttggttggattctgtggcattcttaggCCACGCGGTATCTAGTGATGGTATCAAGGTTGACCCGAAAGATGATTGAGGCAATTCAAAGCTAGCCTAGACCCATATCAACGTTAGAGAgtcggagttttctaggtttagttGGTTACTATCGCGGTTTTGTAGAAGGATTTCATCCATAACAACCCCGTTGACTAAGTTAACTCAAAAGAGTGCTATCATTAGGTAGTCTGATAGTATGAGGAGAGttatcagaagctcaagacaacatttaCTACAACTCCAGTTTTGGTGTTATCCACTGAGCCGGGGTCTTATACCGTGTATTCTGATGCTTCGAGCATTGGTCTCGGATGTATGCTTATGTAGGATGGTAGAGTAATtttttatgcttcgcgtcagttgacgGTTCATGAGAGGAATTATTTGGTTCATCATTTgaagttagcagccattgttcatgccttgaagatttggaggcactatttgtatagcatgtcttgtgaggtttatactgatcatcgcaatCTCCAGCACTTGTTTAAGTAgtaggatttgaatttgaggcagcgaaggtggttggagatattgaaggattattatatcactatcttgtatcattTAGGGAAAATTAATTTAGTAGCAGATACCTTGAGTACAAAGATAGTAAGTATGGGCAGTTTTGCTTTCATTCCAATTGAGTAGAGGCCGTTCTCCATGGATGTTTAGGATTTGGCCAATAGATTcataagattggatatttctaagcacAACATGGTACTTGCTTTAATAATTGCATAGTCTTCCTTACTCGAGCGCATTAAGGCTCGATATTATGATGATCACATTTGTTTATTTTGAGAGATACAATTCATCAAGAAGTGCTAAGAAGGTGGTCATaggtgatgatggtgtattgaGGTTACAGGATCGGATCTATGTTCTGAATGTTGATGGGTTGatagagttgatccttgaggaggttCACAGTTTCAaatattctattcacccaggtgtcacaaagatgtatcgcgacttgAAAAAACATTATTGGTTCCTGCGGATGAGAAAAGACTTTATGGGTCATGTTTCTATAGGATTGAATTGCCAGCATttcaagtatgagcaccaaaaGCCTGGCAGATTGACTCAGATATTACCTATcctagaatggaaatgggagaggattaCCATGAATTTTATAGTTGGGTTGCCTTGGACTTCGAAGAAGTTCGATGGGGTTTTGGTGATTGtcgacaggctgactaagtctaTGCACTTCATATCGGTTTAGACTACTTACTCTTAATAGAGGTTGGCACACATTTATGTTCATGAGATTATTTGATTGCATGGTGTGCCATTATCTATTATTTgggataggggtactcagttcacatcccATTTTTGGAGGTCAGTTTagtatgagttgggtactcgggtggagctTAGCATGGCTTTTCACCCACAGATAGACGACCAGTCCAAGAGGATTGTTCAAATCTTAGAGGATATTTTAAGAGCATATGGTATTTGAGTCTGGAGGCTAGTGGAATCAGTTCTTGCTATTAGCGGAGTTTGAATATAAttatagctaccagtcgagtattcatatgTCCCcgtatgaggcattgtatggtaggcgatgtcggtCACTGATTGGATGGTTTGATCCCGACGAGGTTAGATTGATGGGTAAAGATTTGGTACATGGCGCCCTTGATAAAGTTTAGTTTATGCAGGATAGGCTTCGCACAGCTCAAatcaggtagaagagttatgcggaccagaAGGTTCGTGACACTGAGTTCATGGAGGGTGAGAAAGTTCTGTTGAAAAtatcacctatgaaaggtgtaatgagattcggaaagaggGGTAAGTTGAGcctaaggttcattggtccatttgagattcttgaaagggtCGGTGAGGtagcttataggcttgcattaccaccaaGGTTGTCAGCAGTTCATC
Protein-coding sequences here:
- the LOC138898842 gene encoding uncharacterized protein, with protein sequence MRYELRRQLEHLRQGQMLITNYKMRFIELSHHAAISISTEEGRVGRFIDGLHHGIRFAMDGEAYIETLFHQVVEIAYRIECIYSETREIIQGRDKRSRQSGSFSDASSGGRARFGRGHSSRPAYHAPPPNRGFFMQSLFNALPAQSSHRAPVIQGSSVPGSCGGYSSSHGSTQAPQSFSVRGCYECGYLGHVRKYCPHFCIGSGQ